One part of the Glycine max cultivar Williams 82 chromosome 14, Glycine_max_v4.0, whole genome shotgun sequence genome encodes these proteins:
- the LOC100499817 gene encoding glutamyl-tRNA reductase-binding protein, chloroplastic: MALPCSASVPLTTLTSPLLFMFSLNNLDCALLSPKRLVSVWRKRFGEEVDQDFIYIIAVDRILQLEDIQEDGIWVTSSDYKNAQPDPLRDSAHNLVTEINTNNMEDITRFCNVYVDLDFLVLTVSLIYRISTMYWDDKYGTQSVSNEVVSEMREFSARTIRI; the protein is encoded by the exons ATGGCACTCCCTTGTTCTGCTTCAGTTCCACTGACAACACTAACATCCCCTCTTCTCTTCATGTTCAG TTTGAACAATTTGGACTGCGCACTCCTCAGTCCAAAG CGTCTTGTTTCTGTGTGGAGGAAAAGGTTTGGAGAAGAAGTTGatcaagattttatttacattattgCCGTGGATCGGATACTCCAATTGGAAGACATTCAGGAG GATGGCATATGGGTCACCTCTTCAGATTACAAAAATGCTCAACCCGATCCTCTTCGGGACTCTGCACACAACTTAGTCACTGAAATCAACACCAACAATATGGAAGACATTACTCGCTTTTGCAATGTCTACGTTGATTTGGATTTCCTg GTATTGACTGTGAGCCTAATCTATCGAATCAGCACAATGTACTGGGATGACAAGTATGGAACCCAAAGTGTGTCCAATGAG GTAGTTAGTGAAATGAGAGAATTCTCAGCAAGGACAATCAGAATTTGA